A stretch of Acidobacteriota bacterium DNA encodes these proteins:
- a CDS encoding peptidylprolyl isomerase: protein MLKPGLYAKFETTLGNFTVELFEDKVPATVGIFAGLIQGTKEWKHPKTGETHKDKPYYDGIVFHRVIEGFMIQGGDPLGMGYGGPGFQFADEFHPDLRHDQAGVLSMANAGPNTNGSQFFITLAATPHLDRRHSVFGKVVEGLDVIHAIGRTATDGQDRPRTPIVMNKVTVERI, encoded by the coding sequence ATGTTGAAACCCGGCCTGTACGCGAAGTTTGAGACCACCCTCGGCAATTTCACCGTCGAGCTCTTTGAAGACAAAGTCCCGGCCACGGTCGGCATTTTTGCCGGACTGATCCAGGGCACCAAAGAGTGGAAACACCCCAAGACGGGGGAGACGCACAAGGACAAGCCCTACTACGACGGCATCGTCTTTCACCGCGTCATCGAAGGCTTCATGATTCAGGGCGGTGACCCGCTTGGCATGGGCTACGGAGGCCCCGGTTTCCAGTTCGCCGACGAGTTCCACCCCGACCTCCGCCACGATCAGGCCGGTGTGCTCTCGATGGCCAACGCCGGGCCCAACACCAACGGCAGCCAGTTCTTCATCACACTTGCGGCAACGCCACATCTCGATCGGCGTCACTCGGTGTTTGGCAAGGTTGTTGAAGGCCTCGACGTGATTCATGCGATCGGCCGCACAGCGACTGATGGCCAGGACAGGCCCCGCACCCCGATCGTGATGAACAAAGTCACAGTCGAAAGAATCTGA
- a CDS encoding BlaI/MecI/CopY family transcriptional regulator, translating into MAQLRARPTDAELAILQVLWDRGPSTVRQVFEALADARETGYTTTLKLMQIMAEKGLVSRDESARTHIYEAKASRDLTQRRLVSDLLDRAFGGSAATLVMQALSSHPTSAAELRDIERLIADYKGKKR; encoded by the coding sequence ATGGCTCAACTCCGGGCGCGACCGACTGATGCGGAACTGGCGATCCTCCAGGTGCTGTGGGACCGCGGCCCTTCCACGGTCCGACAGGTCTTCGAGGCGCTGGCCGATGCGCGCGAGACCGGTTACACCACAACGCTGAAGCTCATGCAGATCATGGCCGAGAAGGGCCTGGTCTCTCGCGATGAGTCGGCACGCACACACATCTACGAAGCCAAAGCCTCGCGTGACCTGACGCAGCGGCGCCTCGTCAGTGACCTGCTTGACCGCGCGTTCGGCGGTTCTGCCGCCACACTCGTGATGCAGGCGCTCAGTTCGCACCCCACGTCTGCTGCGGAACTCAGGGACATCGAACGCCTCATCGCCGACTACAAGGGGAAGAAGCGATGA